AGACGGATCATAGAGAAGTTGACTGGGAAAGTTGTTCAGATGAGTCAGAACAAGTACGCGTCAAACGTTGTGGAGAAGTGTATGGAGCATGCTGATAGTACCGAGAGAGAGTTGCTGATTGAAGAGATAATGGGCAAGTCTGAGGAAGACAATCACTTGCTGGTAAGAAGAGCACAATCATATAGAAACCACATTAGACTTTGATTTGTAACGTTCTTTGTTCTTTGGCAGGCGATGGTGAAAGATCAGTATGCAAATTATGTGGTCCAGAAAGTCTTGGAGATCAGTAAAGGGAGATTCTGGTGCAGAGAATGAGAATTCATCTCCAGAGTTCGAGGAAATACACCTATGGGAAACACATAGTAGCCAGATTCAAACAACTATTTGGTGAAAGTATATGTTTTCTCTAAGCAGTCAATGTTAGTTAGTTTGTGCTTGAACTTTTTGATGTGTTATTGTTGCAGAGAGTGAAGCCTCAGAAGAAGGAACAGAAGGTTAGGAGGTTTGCAAATTTGGACAAATGTTATATTTAGAAAAGTAAATATATATATATATATATATCTGAAAATGCTGATGTACATATTTGCTTGTATCTATGAATGGAAGTGTGATGGTTTGTGTATATTATGTTTAATGTAAACATAATCTGTGGTTATAATTGATATGCTCTTTCATTATGACTGAGAAGAACATAGAGTATTGTTTAGCCTTAACAAAAAGAACTCAGCTTCTTTTGTTGGCCTGGGTATCACTTTGGCATGGATGGACTTCCTGCAGAAGAAACATTTTTGGTAATATGTTTGTGTTACCAACAGAGCCGGTCCTAGCGATTTCGAGGCCCTATTCGAAAATAAAAATAAAAATTATTTTTATTTAAAATTGATAATAATTTTTAAAATTTTCTAGAAAAAAATTTGTTTGAAATTTATATTATATTGAAAGAGAAAACTATGGGTATCTACAAATTTATAAAATAATATATTTTCTTTATTGTAATTTTATTCATTTTTAAATTATAATAACCCAAAATCTATTGTTTTCAATTAAATTAATGCATAATAAAAATATCTTTTTATTTTTATTTATTTTACATTTGCATTATATATGTAAAAATAGATAGAACAAAAATTCAAAAATTAATTTTTGTAACCTGGGGGTCCCACGAAGTAGGGATGAATGTCTCAAGATCATCTCTCCAAGCCCGGCTCTGGTTACCAAGAAAGGTTTGTGTTCTGTTTCCTTGCCTATGCAGCTGAGGAGAAACATGATCTATGTGGAAGAAAGTGATCCAAGAACTCATAGTTGCTCACAAAGAGTATTGAAATATGGAAGATTATATAATAATTTGTTGTCTGTACACTTATTTCTTCTTGTCACAAGACATGTATCTCATCAAAATATCTTCAAAAACACTTTCCTCACACGGAATATGAATCCCTCCTTCATGTTCATACCCAAACTCGTCAGCTACTTCATCCATCAAAACTCTGGATACTCAAGATACTTGGTCGGTATCACGAACCTCTGCATCCTTTCATGCCCCACGTAGACCGTAAGATGCCCTCTAGGGACACCGTTTTGATCTCTGGCTCGTCTCTTACCGTCTAATAACTCCCATGAGATAAGACGCTCCTTCATGTTAGTTTCAGACCTTCTCCTTCGTCTGTTCTCCCGGTTCTTCAGACGTACGATGAACACTAACGAAATCATTACAGACGAAAAAAGTCATCGGTTCTATTTCATCCGGAAAAAAATTTTAGTCGGAATTTCGTGGACTTCTCTAACGAACTTCTGAGGAAATTCTTAGGGACAAATTTCCGACAAATTTCCGATAGAACAATTTTCGACGAAATTCCGACGGACAAATTTTCGATAAAATTCCGACGGACAAATTTTCGATCGACAAACATTATCCGACAGAAATTTTGTAAATTATTATTTTTAAATAAAAAAATTTATTTAACTAGAATATTTAAATTAATTAATTACTTAAATACAAAATTTAAAAATCTTTATTGTAAATATTTTAATTCTTTAAATATAAATAAAATAAAATTTAAAATTATAAAAAAGTTTTTGTACTATAATCATTTTTAAATCGTTTATAATAAATATTTTTTATAAATTTTAAAAGATGTTTTATAAATTGAAAATATTTTAAGACAAAGAGAAAACGTTTTGTAAATTCTTAAAAACCTTTTTGGAATTGAAATCGTTTTCTAAAAATTGAAAATCGTTTTAATTAACTCTTAAAAAAACACAAAAACGTTTTATAGATTGAAAAGGTTTTTAAGAAAGTGAAAAAAGTTTTGATAAACTTTAGAAACCAGAAAACGGTTTATAAATTATAACAAACTTAAAAACTTTTTATGAAAACTTAAAATGTTTTATAAAAGCTTAGAACGTTTTATAAAATCATAAAAACATTTTAAAACAGCAAAAAGTAATAAAAACTTGAAAACATTATATATATTTATTTATATATTTTAAAATAAAAATTTCAAATGTTATTAAAACTCCAAATTTTTTTAAAAAAAAATGAAAAACGTTTATAAAATAATAAAAACTTTATAAATTTCACAAAACAACAAATTAAATAAACAAACCACAAAATCACAATCAAAACCTATCTAAACCACAACCTAACAACAAAATCTAACATCTAATTCATAAAATTCTTCATTCTAACATAAATACAACATTCAAAACCTAAAATTCACAATTGCACAATGAAAAAGTAAAATAAGTCAAATGAGAAAAGGAAAGAGATGACTTGCATAATTTGTAAGGTGAATTTGAGGAGTTTAAGGCTTAGAATCGCCGGATTAGAGAGAGAGAGAGAGAATCGGAGAGAATGTTTGTGTGTTTAGAGAGAGAAAGAGAGATAGGAGAAATAAGGAAGAAGAAGGAGCTTACATTTTTATATTAAAAATTTCTGACGGATTGAGTTCGTCGAAAATCCGTCGGAATTTTTTATTTTGGCGTTTCGCCAAAAATTAGGCGGGGTTTTCCCATGCAAATTTTAATTTTCGACGAACTTTCGACGGAATATACCATTTTCGTCGGAGTAGATTATATTCGTCGGAAATTCATCAGAAATATATTCGAGAGAAATTCGTCAGAGCTTTTCTACGAATTTCCGATCTATTATGTTTTAGGGTTTCAAAACATAGAAAAAATAGATCGATAATAGCCATTGAAAAGAAATTGATTATTTTTAGGGGTTTAAAATCTTCATAATGTTTGAAAACACTTGAAACACACACAAATTAAAGATTGTAAGATGGATCACCGTAAAGTATTTGCTTAAGTGTACGAGTGTTAACGAGCAAGGTTATGTATCCGTCGATGCATCTAAGAATATATATATATATATATATATATATAGCTTTAAATAATTGAGATATTATTAACCCACATCATATTTATCCCTTAATATATGTGTTATGGTGATCTTTTAGGTATCCGGTTTAAAACTCAAGTTTGTCAGAAATTCGTCAGATTTTTTTTGCATTTCATCAGAAATATCAAACGAATTTCCGATGAAAACATAAACCCCAAATCTACACCCTAAATCTTTTAATCTTCCTTGGAGTCATCGGTATTTCGTCGATTATTTCTGACGAAAAGAAATTCGTCGGAAATTCCTAGGATATTTCCGCCGAAATACCGACAAATGGTAAAATTTCATATTTCTCGTAAATTCGTCAGAAATTCATCAAAAATTTCCGACAAATATTTCTTGCGTCAGAAATTCTGTCAGAAATGACTATGTTTTCTTGTAGTGATTTTGTTGAATAGAAAGATCGAAAAGATAGCAAACCAAATGTCTTTGGAAAAGTTTTTAAAAAATAATCATTTATATTATTCGATAGATCATAGATAACCGTAAGAATCTTCTTAAAGTTGCGATTTTCATAGGAAAGGGAAATAAAAAACAAGCTAGGCTTGGATTGTTCTTGTTTCTTATTTTCTTCTTTTGTCTTTAATCGTTTTAATGATCTGTCTATCTTTAATGTCTTTGTTTTCTTGGGTAACAAGCTATAGAAGAAAGACTATTATTGGTACGAACCCTACAGTAGGTACGAGGTTACTATACGATGGCAAATACTCCTATATACTTCATACCATAAAAACACCTTCCACCTTTTTTTATATATTAAAACAGAAGTCACAATCTTGATTCATGTGTGATTTTTTTAAAGAATGGACCTAATGGACATATTCCTAGAAAATCATATTACATTTAATATCTAATATTATCATTTAAATTTTGGGCCTACCAGAAATTTTTATTGGACTATCAATAATTGGATTTAAACAATAGATGATCCATTGAATTTATAGATAGTATAAATTAAATAGATATAGTTCAATGTTATAATACTATACCTCCATATGCTAAATATTTAAATATTTGTCCATGTTAACTTTTATCATTAATCTTTACTATCTTAAACCAATGAAATCAAATTTTAAACTATATAGTTTATTTTAAAAATAAAACAAAAACTAAATGTTTAATTATTTACTCGATAATATAAATCTATGAAGCGAAAAGTTTAATTTTTTTAAAACTTTCTAAATTTGTGAAATGTTACAATATCTTTGAATATGACAATAAACAATATTTTACTAATATTTATATATATAGTTGCAATTTTAATAATGAAATAATAATCTGAAAATATATATATAGAAGAAATACAAATACATGTGTAACTTTGAAACAATCTATTCAATGAAAAAATATACAGTAAACTTATTATATTTAAAAATTTGATAGACACATATATATTATAATATATACTAATTTAGAATTGAAAACAAAATATTTATATAAAAATAAATTAAAATAAAAAGCCGCGTGGTTGCGCGGATCAAAATTTAGTTTTATGTTTACAAATGTCACTAAATTATTTAGTTTTAACAATAATCCAACACTGTTATTATCAGTCTTCTCTCTTGGCATGTGCCCAAGACAAATTTGCACAGGGCCCATAATGTTTTTGTAAATTTTAGTTATGGTTTAGGGCCTCTGAAAAAACAATTAGGGCCCATTGTTTACAATTTTTTTTTAAATTGCACAGGGCCTAATAAATGATTGAGACGGGCCTGATTATTATTTAATACTAGGTAAAGAACCCGTGCGATATCGCACGAAAATTTATTTTATAAAAAATAAATACCATATTTTATATAATTATTTTTTGGGAGAATACACATATTAAAAAAGTATATTGCATGCAGTTATATTTTTTACTCGTAATATTAAATTACTTATATTTTATTTAAAGGTTAGTTATAATAAAATTACAAATATATCAAGACCAAATAAGATATATGTCTAATCATTTACAAAATTTATAATGTAATTTCTAAAATTAAATCCTTTTTGGTAACATATTCATGATTTGTTTGAAATCATATAAAAATGTATTTTATGGTCAAAAGATGATTATATGGTGTAGTTAGATTGCTTAGATTTAGAAAAAAAAAACATAGTCCTTGTTAGAAATAAATCTTTATAAATGAAAAAAGGATAAGTGATATTCCAAAATGTAGAGTGGTGTTAGTTCAGTAATATAAATTATAATTTCATTAAAAGTAATTTGTGAAAGTTGTTTGATTAAGTAATATAAGCTATTTTTAGATTTCTTAAAATAGTTTATCAAAACTGAACAAAATTAGAAATATAGACATTTATAGATCATTTTTTAAATAAGAAATATATAAAAATATAAATTTAGATATTTATTTGAAATATTTAAAGGTATAATAAATAGAAATAATAAATTAACAAAATTAACATCCATTAAAACCTATGTAATTTTGAAGATGAAAATGTACACCTTTAAATATATATTTTAAATTTTCATATTAATAGTAATTATATTATTTATTTTGGGTTGATAATGATTGAATTACACACGAGATCACTATCTTGAAAACATATTTGACAAATAAACTTTTTTCCTGTTTTAGACTAAGATATAGAAGTGACAAATAAAATTTACGTGATTATATAAAATCACATATGTTTCTTCAAGATCTTTGATGATCGTTTGAAAATCAATATCTATATTTTCTATATAAATAGTTGAGAGTTACAATGGTTAACAACCAAACAGCTCTATGGTTAACAACCAAACAGCGCAATGGTTAACTAAAAGTTATAATGGTTAGCACCAAAAATTAATGTGAATTATCACTAAAGTCAACCATTACCAATAGTCGCAAAAATTAACACTAAAAGTTGCAGTGATTTATCATTAAAGTCTCATTTCCAATAGTTATAATGGTTTATCATAGTTGTAATGGTTCATCACCAAAAATTATCATCACTGAGAGTTGCAATGATTTCTAAATATATAACAATACTATAAAATTATTTAATTATCCAAAACATGTTGACCATCTTTTTAAAATATATAATACTATATAAAAATAGATTTGAAATGAATGAAAAAATAGCTCCTTATAAACTTACGCAATTTTTATGAAAAAAAACACATTCTTAAAAATGTTGACAATCTTTTGAAAATTTATGAAATTTTTAGGATATATAAAGAGATAGATCCTTAGATATTTTACCAATCTCTTAAAGTTTAATTTATTTTTTAACATAAAAACACATCCTTTTTGGTTAAAAAAAGACATCCTTATGAAAAGACACCTTCTTAGACAATTGACAACCTCTTTCACATTTTATTTTAGTCCTTCAAAATGTAAACAATGATTTTAAAAAACACATAGTTGTATTTAGAAGTGATTCTTTATAATTAAAATAAAAAAAAACTATATTTCAAAACGTAGAGTTGTCTTGGTTTGGTAGCATAAACCATATTTTAATTATGCTCGATTTTAGATCTCGGGGGCATTGTTTAGGGTGCTACTTGTAAGGTGATTCAGAAGGCGACTTTACAAAAATACAGTTGTAATGATCCAACCCCAACTCCAAAGGCCAAAGGTACTTTCTTTAAAACTCCACCATCTCCACTTATTCTCACAACTCCATAAAAGAAAAAAAAAAGAGTTTAGAGAGAGAGAGAGAAGAAGTAGAGATTGCACCACCAGGACTCCTCGCCGGAGCCACCACACGCCAGGACGTCGTCAAGCTCGTCATCACCATCAACCGCAACTCAAGGTAACCGGAAACCGCCATGTTTTGAGTTAAGTTTCGGTCGTTTTAGTAAATCAACCATAACTTTCTAACCGTAGCGAATCTCGTGGATCTAAGGCCATCATCGTGTTCCTCTCGTCGAGACGAAGCCGTAGACACCAACCGCGCCTCGATCGGGCCAGGACGAACCCTCACGCGCCTCCAGAAGATAGTCCTTCGCGCGCGCGTGAAACGCACGCGCCGCCGCCGGGAATCGTCTCCGCCGCTTTTTCGCCGCCGTCCTCCGCCGCAGCTCCCCGCCGCCAGAAATCACCTCCGCCGTCGCCGCCGGCCAACTTTCCGGTAAGCCGCCGCCGTCGCCGGCGCCGTCGCCGCCGGTTACCGACACCGGTGACTCGCCGGCGACTCGCCAACTCGGCCGAG
This sequence is a window from Brassica oleracea var. oleracea cultivar TO1000 chromosome C1, BOL, whole genome shotgun sequence. Protein-coding genes within it:
- the LOC106303903 gene encoding LOW QUALITY PROTEIN: auxin-induced protein 15A (The sequence of the model RefSeq protein was modified relative to this genomic sequence to represent the inferred CDS: inserted 1 base in 1 codon), producing MISLVFIVRLKNRENRRRRRSETNMKERLISWELLDGKRRARDQNGVPRGHLTVYVGHERMQRFVIPTKYLEYPEFXMDEVADEFGYEHEGGIHIPCEESVFEDILMRYMSCDKKK